Sequence from the Arthrobacter pigmenti genome:
ATCGGCGAGGGTGGTCCTGGGCGGTGCGATAGGTACCGCGATTATCGCGTTCCCGCTTTACTGGGTCATCAGCATCGCGGACGCGCCACTGTACGTTACGGCAATCCTGCTGGGCGGAATCCTTCCGACGGCGGCGTGGGCGGCGCTCGGCGGACTCATGGCGGACCTCTTCGAACCGAGCACCAGCTTCACCGCGCTGTCCTTCGCCTACAGCCTCGCCGCCATCGTCGCGGGCTTCGCACCGTCGATCACCCAGGCGTTCGGCGCCGCGACGATGGGCGCGTGGTGGCACCCCGGCGTTGTACTGGCGATCATGAGCCTGATTACCGTTGCGGGCGCGACGGCGGCAGCCCGCTTCGGCCGTCCGGCGACGGGTGGCGGTACGGCATAGTTAAGCCATGGCAACCACCAACCTGCTGATCCTCAACGGCCCCAACCTGAATCTGCTCGGCACCCGCGAGCCGGGCGTCTACGGCTCGCACACGCTCGACGACATTGAGCAGCTCTGCGCCTCCGCCGCCGGGGCGCATGGCTGGGGGGTTGCGTGCAGCCAGTCCAACCATGAGGGCGAGCTGGTGGACGCCATCCATGCCGCAGCGGAGACGGCAGACGGCATTGTGATCAATGCGGGTGCGTACACGCATACGTCGATCGCGCTGCGGGATGCCATTGCCGGCGTGGGGCTGCCCGCCGTTGAGGTCCACATCAGCAACGTGCACCAGCGGGAGGAGTTTCGGCACCACTCCTATCTGTCTGCGGTTGTTGACGCGGTGATCGTGGGCGCCGGGGTGGATGGCTACCGGCTGGCAGTCGACCATCTCGTGCGGAAACTCACCCGGGATGACAAGCTGCACGGCGGTTATGAGGGACGATAGGTCTATGACGGAAATCACCTCTATCGACAACGCAGTCGATGAAGCGAACAGCGCACCCATGCTCGAAGTGAAGAACCTCGCGGTCAGCTTCCGCACCACGTACGGCGAGGTTTCCGCCGTCGAGGACGCCACCTTCACCCTCCACCGCGGGAAGACCCTCGCGATCGTGGGCGAATCAGGTTCGGGTAAGTCGACCACGGCAATGGCGTGCATCGGCCTTCTTCCCGGCAACGGGCGGGTCACCAGCGGCAGCATCATGTTCGAGGGACGCGATCTGGTTCCCCTCCCGGAACACGCGATGCGCAAGATCCGCGGCCGCGCTATCGGACTGGTGCCCCAAGATCCCATGTCCAACCTGAACCCGGTGGCCAAGATCGGCACCCAGGTAGCCGAGACGCTTCTTGTCCACGGCCTCGCGGACAAGAAGAACGTCAAGGAACGCGTCATTGAGGTGCTCTCCGCTGCCGGCCTGCCGGATGCCGGTGACCGCGCCAAGCAGTACCCGCACGAGTTCTCCGGCGGCATGCGCCAGCGCGCACTGATCGCGATCGGCCTCGCGTGCCGCCCGCGGCTGCTGATCGCGGACGAGCCCACCAGTGCCCTCGACGTCACCGTCCAGCGCACCATCCTGGACCAGATCGACACGATGACCGAACAGCTCGGCACCTCCGTGCTGCTCATCACCCACGACCTCGGGCTCGCGGCCGAGCGCGCTTCGGAACTGGTGGTGATGCACCGCGGCCGTGTGGTGGAAACGGGCCCCGCCGCCCAGCTCCTGAACGATCCCAAGCATCCGTACACGCAGTCCCTCGTCCGCGCGGCCCCCAGTGTCGCCGCCGTCCGTCTGCGTCCGGGTGCCTATCACGACGACGCCGCCAAGCGCGCCTCGGTCGCGCAGGCCGCCTTCGAGGAGCACCAGGCCGAGCCGGACTCGGCAACCGAGGCAGCCCCGACCGACAACATCGTGGAGATCCGCGACCTCACCAAGATCTACAAGCGGCGCGGCAGCTCCGAGGACTTCTACGCGGCGAAGAACGTCACGCTGGACATCCCGCGCGGGCAGACTGTTGCGATCGTGGGTGAATCCGGTTCTGGCAAGACGACCACGGCGCGGATGCTCCTGAAGCTCATCGAACCGACGTCGGGCACCATGACGTTCGATGGCATGGACGTTGCCAACCTCGACAAGGCGCAGCTTGACGACTTCCGGCAGCGGGTGCAGCCCGTCTTCCAGGACCCGTACTCGTCGCTGAATCCGATGTTTACCATCGAGCGCATCGTGGAGGAGCCGCTGAATGCCTATAAGCGCGGCTCCAAGAAGGAACGCGCGGCACGGGTACGGGAGCTCATGGACCAGGTCGCGCTCCCCCACAACGCGCTGCGCAGGTACCCCTCGGAGCTCTCCGGCGGGCAGCGCCAGCGCGTCGCCATTGCCCGTGCGCTCGCGCTGAAACCAGAGCTGATCATCTGCGATGAGCCGGTCTCCGCGCTCGATGTTTTGGTCCAGGCGCAGATCCTGCGGCTCCTCGGCGACCTCCAGTCCGAACTGGGCCTGAGCTACCTCTTCATCTCCCACGACCTAGCGGTCGTCCGCCTCATCTCCGACTACGTCTGTGTGATGAAGGACGGCGAGCTGGTCGAGGCCGCGAGCTCCGAGGAAGTCTTCCAGAACGCGCGCCACCCCTACACGCGCAAGCTCCTCGCGTCGATTCCGGGGAACGAACTCAACATCGCCTGATTCCTCCGGAACTTTCGTGCACCTGTGGCGGCTTCCCGGCGTCGTAAGTCGCCTCAGCTGCACGAATCCTCCCGAAAGTGCGACGACGACGGCCGGCCGCCTCCACTGGGAAGGTGACCGGCCGTCGTCGTACTCTCAGCGCTACTTTCGCCGGGTCTTCGGGTCCAGCGCCTCGCGGAGGGATTCGCCCAGCAGGGTGAATCCGAGGGCCGTGATGGCGATGCACGCGCCGGGCAGGAACGCCAGGTACGGATCCGATGCCAGCTCGCGCTGCGCGTAGGTGAGCATGCGGCCCCACTCGGCGGTCTGCGGCAGCCCGCCGCCGAGCCCGAGGAAGGACAGCGCCGCGGCGTCGATGACAGCGGTTGCCAACGACAGCGTTGCCTGCACAATGACCGGCCCCACACTGTTGGGCAGCAGGTGGCTCATCGTGATGGTGCGCCGGCTCAACCCCAGCGTCTGCGCAGCGAGGATATAGTCCGACCCGCGCTGGGACAGCATCGAGGAACGGAGCAGCCGCGCGAAGATCGGTAGCTGTGAGGCACCGATAGCGATCATCACCGCGTATGGTCCCTGGCCGAGAATCGCCGCGATGCTCACCGCGAGCAGCAGGTTGGGAA
This genomic interval carries:
- a CDS encoding dipeptide ABC transporter ATP-binding protein translates to MTEITSIDNAVDEANSAPMLEVKNLAVSFRTTYGEVSAVEDATFTLHRGKTLAIVGESGSGKSTTAMACIGLLPGNGRVTSGSIMFEGRDLVPLPEHAMRKIRGRAIGLVPQDPMSNLNPVAKIGTQVAETLLVHGLADKKNVKERVIEVLSAAGLPDAGDRAKQYPHEFSGGMRQRALIAIGLACRPRLLIADEPTSALDVTVQRTILDQIDTMTEQLGTSVLLITHDLGLAAERASELVVMHRGRVVETGPAAQLLNDPKHPYTQSLVRAAPSVAAVRLRPGAYHDDAAKRASVAQAAFEEHQAEPDSATEAAPTDNIVEIRDLTKIYKRRGSSEDFYAAKNVTLDIPRGQTVAIVGESGSGKTTTARMLLKLIEPTSGTMTFDGMDVANLDKAQLDDFRQRVQPVFQDPYSSLNPMFTIERIVEEPLNAYKRGSKKERAARVRELMDQVALPHNALRRYPSELSGGQRQRVAIARALALKPELIICDEPVSALDVLVQAQILRLLGDLQSELGLSYLFISHDLAVVRLISDYVCVMKDGELVEAASSEEVFQNARHPYTRKLLASIPGNELNIA
- a CDS encoding ABC transporter permease → MSTVLPPAAGGPDSPTTEPTLAEGGGTGLWKDAFRRLRRNPQAIAGVVIIGLFLLVAALAPILAPYGGEELPGRTEITPTNIPGPGELPEYPLGLDRFGGDVLSKLIWGAQASLMIGVISTAIGLVGGMLLGLLAGGLGGWVDSVIMRFVDILLSVPNLLLAVSIAAILGQGPYAVMIAIGASQLPIFARLLRSSMLSQRGSDYILAAQTLGLSRRTITMSHLLPNSVGPVIVQATLSLATAVIDAAALSFLGLGGGLPQTAEWGRMLTYAQRELASDPYLAFLPGACIAITALGFTLLGESLREALDPKTRRK
- the aroQ gene encoding type II 3-dehydroquinate dehydratase gives rise to the protein MATTNLLILNGPNLNLLGTREPGVYGSHTLDDIEQLCASAAGAHGWGVACSQSNHEGELVDAIHAAAETADGIVINAGAYTHTSIALRDAIAGVGLPAVEVHISNVHQREEFRHHSYLSAVVDAVIVGAGVDGYRLAVDHLVRKLTRDDKLHGGYEGR